From a single Pseudomonas sp. A34-9 genomic region:
- the wrbA gene encoding NAD(P)H:quinone oxidoreductase, protein MSAPYILVLYYSRNGSTNEMARQIARGVEQAGFEARLRTVPAISTECEAVSPDIPDEGALYATLDDLKNCAGLALGSPTRFGNMAAPLKYFLDGTSNLWLTGALVGKPAGVFTSTASLHGGQETTLLSMMLPLLHHGMLITGLPYSESALLETQGGGTPYGASHHAGADGKKGLDQHEVALCRALGLRLAKTAQKLVG, encoded by the coding sequence GTGAGCGCGCCCTACATTCTGGTGCTGTATTACAGCCGCAACGGCTCGACCAACGAGATGGCCCGGCAAATTGCGCGCGGTGTCGAACAGGCGGGTTTCGAAGCGCGCTTGCGTACGGTGCCAGCCATTTCCACCGAGTGCGAAGCGGTGTCGCCGGACATCCCGGACGAAGGCGCGTTGTATGCCACGCTCGATGACCTGAAGAACTGCGCGGGTTTGGCCCTCGGCAGCCCAACGCGCTTTGGCAACATGGCCGCGCCGCTGAAGTACTTCCTCGATGGCACCAGCAACCTCTGGCTGACCGGCGCCCTCGTCGGCAAACCGGCTGGCGTGTTCACGTCTACTGCCAGCCTGCACGGCGGCCAGGAAACCACCCTGCTGTCGATGATGTTGCCACTGCTGCACCACGGCATGCTCATCACCGGCCTGCCGTACAGCGAATCGGCGTTGCTGGAAACCCAGGGCGGCGGCACGCCTTACGGTGCCAGTCATCACGCCGGGGCTGACGGTAAAAAAGGCCTCGATCAGCACGAAGTGGCGCTGTGTCGTGCATTGGGTCTGCGGCTGGCCAAAACCGCTCAGAAACTGGTGGGCTGA
- a CDS encoding DUF2069 domain-containing protein, with the protein MAKKPKILPSVEWLEPRVKAMRVLSLLSFFALAGLLAAYYLVFADLHGARPWVILLVELIPWIVLAPAMIMGSARGHSWMCFVVNLYFIKGALAAYDPNRQWFGVLEMAASLAVFCSALLYVRWRYQLNRKLAGEGEISVA; encoded by the coding sequence ATGGCGAAGAAGCCGAAGATTCTGCCGAGTGTCGAGTGGCTTGAGCCGAGGGTGAAGGCGATGCGGGTGCTCAGTCTGCTGAGCTTTTTTGCCCTCGCCGGTTTGCTCGCTGCCTACTACCTGGTCTTCGCCGATCTGCACGGCGCGCGGCCGTGGGTGATTCTGCTGGTCGAGTTGATCCCGTGGATTGTCCTCGCACCGGCAATGATCATGGGCAGCGCCCGCGGGCATTCGTGGATGTGTTTTGTGGTGAATCTGTATTTCATCAAGGGCGCACTGGCGGCGTATGACCCGAACCGGCAGTGGTTTGGCGTGCTGGAGATGGCCGCGAGCCTGGCGGTGTTCTGCTCGGCGCTGTTGTATGTGCGGTGGCGGTATCAGTTGAATCGCAAACTGGCTGGCGAAGGCGAGATTTCCGTCGCCTGA
- a CDS encoding DNA-3-methyladenine glycosylase I codes for MRDYKWLHEYCLNRFGSAAELEAHLPVPKTPAQLRKISDDRYLSTMALRVFRAGLKHSLVDAKWPAFEEVFFKFDPEKVVLMSAEHLERLMQDARIIRHLGKLKSVPRNAQFILDVDKDKGSFGALIADWPVTDIVGLWTYLKKHGHQLGGLSAPRFLRMVGKDTFVPSYDVVAALNAQKIVDKVPTSLRDLAIVQDAFNQWHEQSGGRAMSQISMMLAYTVNH; via the coding sequence ATGCGCGATTACAAGTGGCTGCACGAATACTGTCTGAACCGTTTCGGTTCGGCGGCTGAACTGGAAGCCCATCTGCCCGTTCCCAAGACCCCGGCGCAATTGCGCAAGATCAGCGACGACCGCTACCTCTCGACCATGGCCCTGCGCGTGTTCCGCGCCGGCCTCAAGCACAGTCTGGTCGACGCCAAGTGGCCGGCCTTCGAAGAAGTGTTCTTCAAGTTCGACCCGGAAAAAGTCGTGCTGATGAGCGCCGAACACCTTGAGCGTTTAATGCAGGACGCGCGGATCATCCGTCACCTGGGCAAGCTCAAGAGCGTGCCGCGCAATGCGCAGTTCATTCTGGATGTCGACAAAGACAAGGGCAGTTTCGGTGCGCTGATCGCCGACTGGCCGGTGACCGATATTGTCGGTTTGTGGACCTACCTGAAAAAGCACGGACATCAACTGGGCGGGCTGTCGGCGCCACGGTTTTTGCGCATGGTCGGCAAGGATACGTTTGTGCCGAGTTACGACGTGGTCGCCGCGCTGAACGCACAGAAGATCGTCGACAAGGTGCCGACCAGTCTGCGCGATCTGGCGATTGTGCAGGATGCGTTCAACCAGTGGCATGAGCAGAGCGGCGGACGGGCGATGAGCCAGATTTCGATGATGCTCGCGTACACCGTCAACCATTGA
- the ttcA gene encoding tRNA 2-thiocytidine(32) synthetase TtcA gives MGTLTVNQNKLQKRLRRLAGEAVADFNMIEDGDKVMVCLSGGKDSYTMLDVLLHLQKVAPIKFEIVAVNMDQKQPGFPEHVLPAYLKELGVEYHIVEKDTYSVVKELIPEGKTTCSLCSRLRRGTLYTFADEIGATKMALGHHRDDIVETFFLNMFFNGSLKAMPPKLRADDGRNVVIRPLAYCNEKDIQAYSDFKAFPIIPCNLCGSQENLQRQVVKEMLQDWERKTPGRTESIFRSLQNVIPSQLADRNLFDFTSLKIDETAASRFVNVVNL, from the coding sequence ATGGGCACTCTTACGGTCAACCAGAACAAACTGCAAAAGCGCCTGCGCCGCCTGGCCGGCGAAGCGGTCGCCGATTTCAACATGATTGAAGACGGCGACAAGGTCATGGTCTGCCTGTCCGGGGGCAAGGACAGCTACACCATGCTCGATGTGCTCCTGCACCTGCAGAAGGTTGCCCCGATCAAGTTCGAGATCGTTGCGGTGAACATGGACCAGAAGCAGCCGGGCTTCCCCGAGCACGTGCTGCCGGCCTATTTGAAAGAGCTGGGCGTCGAGTACCACATCGTCGAGAAAGACACCTACTCGGTGGTCAAGGAACTGATTCCGGAAGGCAAGACCACCTGCTCGCTGTGCTCGCGCCTGCGTCGCGGCACGCTGTACACCTTTGCTGATGAAATCGGTGCGACCAAAATGGCCCTCGGTCATCACCGTGACGACATCGTCGAGACGTTCTTCCTCAACATGTTCTTCAACGGCAGCCTCAAGGCGATGCCGCCGAAGCTGCGCGCCGATGACGGTCGCAACGTGGTGATTCGTCCGCTGGCGTACTGCAACGAGAAAGACATTCAGGCGTATTCGGACTTCAAGGCATTCCCGATCATCCCGTGCAACCTCTGCGGTTCGCAGGAAAACCTGCAGCGTCAGGTGGTCAAGGAAATGCTTCAGGATTGGGAACGCAAGACCCCGGGCCGAACCGAAAGCATTTTCCGCAGTCTGCAGAACGTGATCCCGTCGCAACTGGCCGACCGCAACCTGTTCGACTTCACCAGCCTGAAAATCGACGAGACCGCGGCTTCGCGCTTCGTCAACGTCGTCAACCTGTAA
- a CDS encoding Yip1 family protein, with product MIHHVVGLFTHPDQEWKEIRGDQEESISHMYLTHTLILAAIPAVSAFIGTTQVGWVIGNRAPVMLTVESAIWMTVMSYLAMLGGVAVMGAFVHWMARTYDANPSLARCVAFATYTATPLFVGGLAALYPHMWLGMIVGTAAICYTVYLLYVGLPTFMNIPSDEGFLFSSSVLAVGLVVLVAIMAFTVIVWGLGVGPVYTN from the coding sequence ATGATCCATCACGTAGTGGGACTTTTTACCCACCCCGATCAGGAATGGAAGGAAATCCGTGGCGACCAAGAGGAAAGCATCAGCCACATGTACCTCACCCACACGCTGATTCTGGCGGCGATCCCCGCTGTCTCGGCGTTTATCGGCACGACTCAAGTCGGCTGGGTGATCGGCAATCGTGCGCCGGTGATGCTCACCGTCGAAAGCGCTATCTGGATGACGGTCATGTCATACCTGGCCATGCTGGGTGGCGTCGCGGTCATGGGCGCCTTCGTGCACTGGATGGCTCGCACGTATGACGCCAACCCGAGTCTGGCCCGTTGCGTCGCGTTTGCCACCTACACCGCGACACCATTGTTCGTCGGCGGGCTGGCGGCGCTGTATCCGCATATGTGGCTGGGGATGATCGTCGGCACGGCAGCCATCTGCTACACGGTGTATCTGTTGTACGTGGGGCTGCCGACGTTCATGAATATTCCGTCGGATGAAGGCTTCCTGTTTTCCAGCTCGGTGTTGGCAGTGGGTCTGGTGGTGCTGGTGGCCATCATGGCGTTCACCGTGATTGTCTGGGGGCTGGGCGTTGGTCCCGTCTATACCAACTGA
- a CDS encoding SprT family zinc-dependent metalloprotease, which yields MPEQLNTRVEDCYQLAESFFKRSFPRPVVSLKLRGQKAGVAHLHENLLRFNPQLYRENTEHFLKQTVAHEVAHLIAHQLFGDRIQPHGEEWQLIMRGVYELPPDRCHTYEIRRRSVTRYIYKCPCADSDFPFSAQRHSLVRQGRRYLCRRCRNTLVFSGEMRVE from the coding sequence ATGCCCGAGCAACTCAATACCCGCGTCGAAGACTGTTACCAACTCGCAGAATCCTTTTTCAAACGTTCCTTCCCACGCCCTGTCGTCAGCCTCAAGCTGCGCGGGCAAAAAGCCGGTGTCGCGCATCTGCACGAGAACCTGCTGCGCTTCAACCCGCAGTTATACCGGGAAAACACCGAACACTTCCTCAAGCAGACCGTGGCCCATGAAGTGGCGCACCTGATTGCCCATCAGCTGTTCGGCGACCGTATTCAGCCGCATGGTGAAGAGTGGCAACTGATCATGCGCGGGGTTTACGAACTGCCGCCGGATCGCTGCCACACCTATGAGATCAGGCGGCGCAGCGTGACCCGCTATATCTATAAATGCCCGTGTGCCGACAGTGATTTTCCGTTCTCGGCGCAGCGCCATAGCCTGGTGCGCCAGGGGCGGCGGTATCTGTGTCGGCGCTGCCGGAACACCTTGGTGTTCAGTGGTGAGATGCGCGTCGAATGA
- a CDS encoding CaiB/BaiF CoA-transferase family protein, protein MSAPLASLKILDFSTLLPGPFASLLLADMGAEVLRIESPTRRDLLRVLPPHDGGVSASHAYLNRNKRSLALDLKQPAALEVVKQLLAEYDIVLEQFRPGVMARLGLGYEALKAINPKLIYVSITGYGQTGPYKDRAGHDINYLALAGLSSYTGRADSGPLPLGMQVADVAGGSLHGVIGLLAAVIARQQTGQGTHLDVSMTDCAFSLNAMAGAGYLACGEEPAWEDQMLNGGSFYDYYRSRDGRWMSVGSLEPGFMQQLCTALGRPELAAQGLSPNPEQQRALKYALTVEFEKHDFAQLCEMFAGIDACVEPVLSLGEAVRHPQLQARELVTQVPRGDGTTQTQMACPLKFSEALPAPRHVGAALGQHTDEVLGELGFSAERIAELRRAKAVL, encoded by the coding sequence ATGTCCGCACCGCTGGCCTCACTGAAGATCCTCGATTTCTCGACGTTGCTGCCGGGGCCGTTCGCCTCGCTGTTGCTGGCGGACATGGGCGCCGAGGTGTTGCGCATCGAGTCACCGACGCGCCGGGATCTGCTGCGGGTATTGCCGCCGCATGATGGCGGAGTATCGGCCAGTCACGCCTACCTGAACCGCAACAAACGCAGCCTGGCGCTGGATCTGAAACAGCCTGCAGCCCTGGAGGTGGTCAAGCAACTGCTGGCCGAGTACGACATCGTCCTCGAGCAGTTTCGTCCCGGTGTGATGGCGCGCCTGGGCCTGGGCTATGAAGCGCTGAAGGCGATCAACCCGAAACTGATCTACGTGTCGATCACCGGTTACGGCCAGACCGGGCCGTACAAGGATCGCGCCGGGCATGACATCAACTATCTGGCACTGGCCGGGCTTTCCAGTTACACCGGCCGCGCCGACAGCGGGCCATTGCCGCTGGGCATGCAGGTGGCGGATGTAGCCGGAGGTTCATTACACGGGGTGATCGGGCTGTTGGCGGCAGTGATTGCCCGTCAGCAGACCGGGCAGGGCACGCATCTGGATGTCAGCATGACTGACTGCGCGTTCAGCCTGAATGCCATGGCCGGCGCCGGGTATCTCGCTTGCGGCGAAGAGCCCGCGTGGGAAGACCAGATGCTCAACGGCGGCAGTTTTTACGATTACTACCGTTCCCGCGATGGCCGCTGGATGTCGGTGGGCAGTCTGGAACCGGGGTTCATGCAGCAGCTGTGTACGGCGTTGGGCCGGCCGGAGTTGGCGGCGCAGGGTTTATCCCCAAATCCCGAACAGCAGCGGGCGTTGAAATACGCGCTGACGGTCGAGTTTGAAAAGCATGACTTTGCGCAGCTGTGCGAAATGTTTGCCGGGATCGATGCGTGTGTCGAGCCGGTGTTGAGCCTGGGTGAGGCGGTGCGCCATCCGCAATTGCAGGCGCGGGAACTGGTGACGCAGGTGCCGCGCGGGGATGGCACGACGCAGACGCAGATGGCCTGTCCGTTGAAGTTTTCCGAGGCATTGCCGGCGCCGCGGCATGTCGGCGCGGCGTTGGGGCAGCATACGGATGAAGTGTTGGGCGAGTTGGGGTTCAGTGCTGAGCGAATTGCTGAATTGCGGCGCGCCAAGGCAGTTCTTTAG